TTACCTGGTAAATTTAACTTGGATTGGCGATTGGAGCAGATGGCATTCTCCAAGAATATTTACCTAAACGTTTCACATATAAATCCTTACATTGGCAATAGAGAAAGGATGCAAATGAAACTCCAATAACAGGAGAGGACAAGAAAGTAGAAGCTACAGGACTTGTGATATCCATTTTGCTGAGGCCAATCAATAATTCATCTCACAACAAAATCACATCATATGCAACAGAACAAACACCCTCTAGTTTCCAAAACGGATACTGCTATCATGCACGGCAATGTCCTCTAAGGTTCACAATAAGACGTGTTTCCATACCAGAGATCCAGGCATCACCTTAGAGGCTGGCATGTGGAGGCATGAGGCAACGAGCTTATGACATGGACTTACATGATATGATGAAAAAGCATGTACCCACAATTTGTCATCAAGTGAAAACCCTCAAACGAGAAAGCAATGCTGCAGCTTTCCTCTTATCGAAATCTAGACCAAAATATTTGACCGTGAAGAAATGGAAAGAAGTATATTTTGCCAAAACAACAttggaaagacaaaaatatagGACATGTCTGAAATGGCTAACTGGCTATGCACTCAAAACAACACCCACGATCGTGGAGTTAGAATACAAACTGATCACCCTTAGTTGAAGATGTGCGAAACTGGAGGATAGATGGAGGAGAGTTTCTCCAAATCAAGGCATGAATTGTCTATCTtcacttttagaacattgaagtATAATCCAGAAACTAGTTTTTCAATAGAGAGATTTACTAGTAGACAAGGACATCAATCAGTCTTCCCCTCCTAAAGGCCGAGCAAATCTAACAATAGCTCAGGTGACTAGATATAAAATTTCTGCAGCTGGTTAGCCTGGAGCCTTGACAAAGCTGTTGACTCACCAAGTAAAACAGGATAGTATCTAATTGGCTTCTCACTCAGAAATAAGCCAACTGTTAGGAATTTTGGTTCTCTTACAAGAATTAAGCAtacacaaagaaaaagaagaacacaAAGAATTATGTGGTTCAGCACCTAGTTGCATGTGTCCACAGGGCACGGAGAGTTTAATATATTGAAAGTGTTtacaatgaaaaaaatgaacacCCAATGAAGAAACGTAGAACTTTtttctccatcttcttcttccttacACTCTCAATATTTCTATCAACATGTGCTCCCAAACTCTATCCATCCCTAGCTCCCATGGGCTAAATATGGTCATACCACTTTTCTTCCCTCACCAAGAGAAAGCCACCTTACTTGACTCCAATTTGCTTTTATACCATGTGTATCAAAACCAAGCAGTGAATTACTCTCAACCACATTTGAAGACAATATGATTTCATTGTTAAGGACCTATTGAGACGGGCCATGATTGCATCAAAAGAGGGTAATGTCAGAGGCTGGACAACAGAGGGTGGGGTGGTTCTAAGTCAATTGGATCGTTTGCCCAGGGTTACAAATGGAGTTGCTATTATTGTAACAAAGAGTCATATAATCAAATAGTGCCCAAAGCACAAGGCGGACAAGGCAAAGGAGAAACTAGCGGGTGCAACAATTATAGAGAGCTCCAACGCTATTGAAGATTATGCGCTCACATTTTCTTCAGAAGATGAGAAATTAGATTCAATGATAGACTCTAGTTGTTCACCTCATATTGGATAATAGACTCTAGTTGTCCAGAAAAGTTCAATCCTCAGTTCACGTCGTAACCTTTAATGAAAACCATCAAATTCTCAGCTCAAACAGATCCAAGCATGGAAGTTCTAAAATTTTAATAACATAATCTAACGAAAACATTTTGGGATCAAAGGCCAACTACTCTGCAGATCATCGTGATGGGATTAATAGTATCATAATCTAAACATAAGATCTTAAAAGATAAACCCAATCAACCTCACCATATCGGCCTCCTAGGAAGAACTCATTATTTGGCTAGGTTCTCATTCAACAGACCCGACAAAGGGAATTCATTTCATTCGGTCAGCCGTAGCCTGGTAGTATCTACCCCTTTGGCTACctaggtgagaaaagaaaagaaaagggtgtGATTTCCCCTattagtgagaaaagaaaagaaaggagtgtGGTTTCTCACCATCTCGTTTGGATGGACAAAATAAaggggagaaaagaaaagagagtgtCATGTAAGTTTTTACCAAAATAACCTTTCCTTTTTATCTTCGtcttcaccaccaccatttccGGAGCAGATTTGACCAGACCCAAATCTGCAGATTTGTGTAACTTACGGCAGATTTACGGTAAACTTACCCAAATTTGAGCAGATTTGAGCAAATTTGTCTTTGTCGTCTTCCTTTTCACAAAACTTTTGAAGTAAGTGGAAGAGAAAGGACGAGAAAGATAGCAGAAGTTTTCAAAGTCTCCTGTATACAACGACttatgaagaagatgaagaagacaaTGGCACCGACGGACGAAGAAGAGACCTAGGGTTTCCAGCGGGCCCGACGGATGCACGAAGAAGACAAAGAAGACTGAGGGGTTAAAATTGGCAACTCGGTTCCTTTCTCACGGAATCTCGCCACAACTGGTGAGAAACGAAACGGGCAAGTAAGGGGTTTCTcattctccccatttctcacccTCTCTTGCCATTTTAATCAACCAAACATGCGAAAGAAACACTTCTCCCTCCATTTCTATTCCATCCTCTTGAAATCTCTCAATCCAAACAAGCATTTTGTCTAAACATCCTAAGAATCTACTTTCAAATTCTTTCAACCAACACAACCCAAGAAGGTTACCTGAGTGGCAGTCAGAAGATATGGAAATACAACACAGACGCACAAACCCAATATGGATCAGCGTAGAACATGTGACGCAGTAACATAACTACGATCGTCAAGCATTCCtcaatttcattcaaaatttaccatcttttcctctcattttctttctactCTCAATTAAAACCAAAAGGGCAATCTAAATAACCAGAACAGTGAGGTAAAAATAActattcaaaacaacaaaccAATCACTTACAGTCGCATAACGAGTTGACCCGTAATGCGGAATCACCCCATTCGCCGACCAATTCGGGTCCTGATAGTACCCAGATGGAACTGCCGACGTCTGGTGATGAGGATAGGCCACATGGGTCTGGTAGGCTTCGaacccaacaccaccaccaccatggaTTTGTGGCAACGAGCTAACAGAAGCGTATGGATAAACGGCAGGCCCAGCGGTGTAATGGGGTTGACGAGGATCAATTGAtgggttagggttagggctaGGACTTGGGGGTTGGTAGTGGGAGGGGTAGTGGTTGGTGTAGAGATGATTGGAGAGGGTGTATAGGGGAagtgggttagggttttgggatGCGTGCTGTTGCATTTCACTCTACCTGTTGGTTCTTGTTTCGGACTTTCGGTtaccgtgagagagagagagagaggattttctCTCACTACAGCTCCCAATTGTTTGGAAAGGAGGAGCCGCTGCAGTGAAGCGGACAACGTTGGTGGAACTTCCATCAATAAAGAAGGCCCAGTTCTGAATACATGCAGGCTTCGAGCCCAATGGAATTTGttccttttttatttgaaaattgattttgacacttcaatTTGACTGCTGATTttgctacttatttttttgttaatgtcacttccttgcaagtgtatttttaatataaaaatatacttgcagaagagtgacgttaacaaaaaagagagtgacgaaatcatttccttcaattttagCCACTTTGCGAAACCATCCCAGAGGTTTGTGAAAATTGCATATTACCCCCAACATTTGCAAAATTACCAAATACCCTTTTTACATACTACTTTAACAAATTACTCCCTTGTCATGATGTAGGGCCATGTAGTGGCTATAAAATTGGATGAAATTAGCCTGAAGTCATCAAATCTTAATTAGGAAGATTTTGGAGTGGCTTATTggtttgtctttattaaaaaaaatcatatttattagttttgctttaaacttttgtaaattattgattcgtctcaacgagggAAATTAGAAGAGTAAAAAACTATGATCGAAACTTAtcatttttaataaagacaaaaataagttttttttaaaaaaaaatcagactttttttgtctttatttaaaaaattttaaaatttgatcataattttttacttttccgatatCTCTTGCCGAgaaaaatcaataatctacaaaaatttatcgcaaaactaataaatgcaattttttttgaataaagacagacCAATTTGACTAATTGGTCCAAAACCACctttataatcaacaaaattgaCTTTTTGTATAGCTTTGTGAAAGGCTGTAGAGTAGAGGTGAGGCTACTTTTTCACCTCTACCGCCTTCCACATGCTATAATAGGATACTGTGGTCCATTATAATTAGGATTTTATTATGTTAGACCTATTTTGACGAATTTCTTAGCAGCTACATCAGTAACATCACGACAGGAGTAATTTATTATGCAACAGGAAATAATTTGTAATTTCTCAAACGTGAGTGGAGAAtctataatttataaaaaccTTGCGGgaagttttgataattttctcAAATAATTTTGTGGGGACCTAAAAAGTGGGACCAATTCTACTCGtttcttttttgcccttttgGCAGACTCTGCAGTCCACACATAATGacatggaaaagaaaagtgTTATATGGTGGCCTCAACCTCAAAACTGTCAAAATAGAAGGGTAACCATAATTATATGGGTAGTACTCCTACCAAACAAGGTGCATGGATAGTGCAGAGTTCGGTGCACGGGGTTCACTTCCGGGTCTCATAGGATGAAAATTTGACACGTTAGATCAAGTACTGGCGGTTATCCGCTTGGAATGATTCTTCACGAGGcaatttgaaatttattttaaaattaataaacgagtcgaatcatttgtgtgagactcaAAAGTAGGCCCCGTGCACCATCAGTGCACCCTCGTCGTTACCTGTAATCGTTCGTGTTTGAGGGTTATGTGTGTAAGTATAATTTTTCTATGGAAAAAAACATACCTAATGGTACACATAATAGTACTAGCATTTGGACATATGGTGAgattaatttaaaatattctCGAGGTGCGTGTAAATTGAATCCGACACtttcatttatttaaaaatatggtaGTAGCATTTGCATTATGTTGCTTCCATTTATGCTCTCACATAGCATAATTGCAGTTGTTAAGTGGGTTTAGCTCGGCACCACCTAAGCTTCGCACAAGTCTTTCTTCAGGAAGTTAAGGTTGAGGATTTTGCAGTGAAAAGGAAACACCTGTTAACTTAAAAGTGTTAACTAAACATTAAAATGAATTCGTACGTAAAGGGGTAATTGAGAATTGAATCAATTTGTCAAAATTCGGCTTCTTTGGGCTAGTAATCAACTCAATGTTGTGCCCGAGATGAACCacacataaaacaaaaaaacagtgTTGTTACGTGATTTTTCAATTGGGTACATCCACGGGACAATCGGAGAGTGTTTCACTATGTGAGAAATATAAGTTTTTACATGGGAGTACCAAATCATCATTTGATCACCCAATCTCactatatttttctctctcacacacacttcTCTTGCCTTCTCTCCGCTACCCTTGCTTCACACCACCCTCCCTCTCTTGCCGAATCCTCGCCGAAGGAGCCCTCAATGCTCACTTTCTAGTTTCTACCCTCATGCTCCGTCTTTCCTCTCCTGCTCTAAAATGCTGAGATTACATCGCTTTTTATAAGCCCAAAAGAGCCTTTCTACATTCTTCTTCCACTTAGAAAAGGTAGGTGATAGTTGGGCGCGTGCTCACAATAACGGAGGTGGTTGGATGTTGGTGATTGTGAATTTGAGCCAAAAATCAACTCTCTACTGCACTAATATGCCTATTAATCTTGAAGGTCCATAATCTTGAAAGGACCTTCGTAACAACAAGATGCTCTAAAATTCGCTTCGAGGTTtggaatgaaaatttgagaattcTCAATGCTCAGATTTTTGGCAAACACTGAATCAAGGTAAAACCAACCATACAAATATGAAACTTACAATTCAGGAAAACAAAACTTCAACATGAACTTCATTTGGTTCGAAATTCCCGAAGCAAGTTTATGATCTCCTGTTTTGCGAAAACTGAGACATTTCCTAATCAGATCAGATTAGAACAAAAGCAGGCAGGTAAATGGAAGAATAAAAGAAGATGGAATGTTGGGTACTTGGTACTTACAAGCTATAAGCTGGAAAAAGGGAAATTCACTTCTTTGTGGGTCAAAAACCTGAAGTATCATCCTATTTGTCCTTTGCCACGTTAAAATTTCATGGGAAAACTATACAAGGGACTGTTGGAAGCTTGGACAATGCGTCGTACAAACTCCTAACAAGTGGACTGAGAGCCGTTGGCTGACAATCTATGAGAGACTCTCGGCTTATCAAGAAATAACATTGGAAGAAAACTTGAATCACAatctattttcaatttcagatcCCCATGGAAAGGATGATATGTGAGCTCTTGTTCTGCTAGCCTACAAGTGAGACAGTTTCAGACCAAACAGAACAGAAACACACaagaaaatgggaggaaaaCAAGATGGAATGGGGGGTACTAGCTACTGACAATAAGCagaaaaatggggaaaaaaaatcacctcTACTTGGTGTCATTCTAAAACCTGAAGTGTCATTTTCACACTATGAATTCAGTGGGAATTAGCCATTCAAGGAACACAGTTTGCTAAGTTAGAGATCAGCAGCGGCTCACGCTCGCGACCACTCCCAAGCCACCACGGCTTGAACCCAACATCGATATCGACCTCATTTTCAAGACCAAGAACTGGGAGATTAAGATCGCAGACAATACTCAACTCAGAAATCTCTTCTTCCTTTGCTGAAGCAGTCTCTTTGGCGGTTGTGTTTTCTGAAAATCCAACATAATGAGCCCTTTTGTGACCCCCCAAGGCTTGGCCTGATGGGAAAGCCTTGAAGCAGATGGGGCATTCGTGGTCCTTGCCCTTCTTTAATTCATGAAATCCAACTTCCTCAACTACATTCTCAGTCGATTCAAGCTTCTCGAGATCGGAATTTGGGTCAGAGTTATTCAGCAATAGGGTGGTTGACTCAACACTGCTTTCATGGCAGCCAATCTTCACCACAGGGCCACAACTGGTGGTTCTGTGGCCACTCCGGTGGCCTCCAAGCGCTCGGTAAGATGGAAAGACTCGGTTGCACGTCCTGCATTTGTACTCAGGTTTCTTCACAAAGATCCCAGAAAAAGAAGCAACACCTTTGTTTATCTGATCACAAATATTGACCCCAAATTCAGGATCTTCTTGATCATCAAAAGTTGCTTCCTTGCTTGAGTTAGACTTCATCATTTCTGAGTCATCTTGATCCAAAAATCCAACTTCTCCCACCAAATCCTTCACCAGCACCACTTCAGTGGGGACATTTCCATCTTTGATTTCGGCATCGAACAACTCGATTCCAGATTCATCGTCGAGTTCAAACTTCTTGAATTCATCACTCTTTTGAGACCCATCAGTGGAAAATCCCAACTCAGCCTTGTCATTTTCGATCGAAAACTCATAATCCATTTCACCAAATTCAGATAACCCATCAATGGAAAATCCCGAATCGGCCTTCTTTTCACCCAATTCAGATTCTTTCTTCTCACACAAAGAATTCCAAGAACCTGAAACACGAGAATCCAATCTcgctctcaatttcttctttcCCTTCCAATTCTCATCATCAAAATCACACTCTAATTTCCCACCTCGACTACTATCTTTGCAAATTCCAGATTTATCATTCTCAGAAGACTCCAAGACTGAATTCAACTCAGCCAAATTTGTCACACCTCTAGACAGCATGATCAAACTCAAAGCAGCCTCCTCTAATTCATCAACCTCAGAAACATCCAAACAAGATGCATTTGGATTCGAATTGGTTAAAGAAAGATTAGCAGAAACCTTGTAACTCAGCTTCGATCGCTTCCTCCGAACCGGGCACAAATTCTCGTACTCCGATTGCTTCTCTGGCAATCTTTTGGGGTGATGCCTCATGTGACCGAACAGAGCTCTCATTGAACCAAACCCTCTACCACACTGTTTACAcggccattctttttctttaatcgAGTGACATCTCATATGACCAGAGAGAGCTGTCATCGTTTTGAACTCTTTTCCGCATTCTCTGCACTGGTTTTTCGCATCCGAAATTCTCCAGGACTTCTTAGGGTTTTCTCTAAGCCCATAACTGTTATCAATATCATCGGTCCATTCCATAGCCATGTGGGTTTCGTTGTGATCTTCGTGCTTTTTAGCTGAAGTTGTGGCTAAATGGCACCTCATGTGGCCTCCCAATGAATACCCATTAAAGCAGCTCTTGCTACAAATCTTGCACACGTGCAACTTCTGTTCTTGATCTTCCACCTCCATTTGATTAGATCAAGAAACCAAACGGAATGAACCAAGAACAAGAACCCAGATAAGAAAAACCGATACGAGACGATGGATCAAGATGGAAAACGCAATGGGCCAAGAACAAGAACAGCGGGATGAGAACAAACCAAAAGAAGGATATGAATTTTCTTGGGAAATGCTGATTCTGTGTGTGTGTCAAAGAAACAGGGGAGAATTCGAGGAGGAGCTCGCTGACTGGAAAACCTAAGATTAATACGTAGCTGAAACTGTGATCAGAGAAAGGTAGGTGGTGGGATTGGGGTTGTTCCGCTGTAGAAGTGGTAAAGAGAAAAACCCATGATTGAATTCGTATCAATCACTGCTCACGACCAAGAACAAGATCTGAAGAACCCTActctccctatctctctctgtttctcgcTCTTGGGTGTTTCTTGCTCTTGGGTTGGGTACTTGATAGGCACAGAGAAAAATAAACCGtctgagtctctctctctctctctctctctctctct
This DNA window, taken from Rhododendron vialii isolate Sample 1 chromosome 8a, ASM3025357v1, encodes the following:
- the LOC131336456 gene encoding uncharacterized protein LOC131336456, whose translation is MEVEDQEQKLHVCKICSKSCFNGYSLGGHMRCHLATTSAKKHEDHNETHMAMEWTDDIDNSYGLRENPKKSWRISDAKNQCRECGKEFKTMTALSGHMRCHSIKEKEWPCKQCGRGFGSMRALFGHMRHHPKRLPEKQSEYENLCPVRRKRSKLSYKVSANLSLTNSNPNASCLDVSEVDELEEAALSLIMLSRGVTNLAELNSVLESSENDKSGICKDSSRGGKLECDFDDENWKGKKKLRARLDSRVSGSWNSLCEKKESELGEKKADSGFSIDGLSEFGEMDYEFSIENDKAELGFSTDGSQKSDEFKKFELDDESGIELFDAEIKDGNVPTEVVLVKDLVGEVGFLDQDDSEMMKSNSSKEATFDDQEDPEFGVNICDQINKGVASFSGIFVKKPEYKCRTCNRVFPSYRALGGHRSGHRTTSCGPVVKIGCHESSVESTTLLLNNSDPNSDLEKLESTENVVEEVGFHELKKGKDHECPICFKAFPSGQALGGHKRAHYVGFSENTTAKETASAKEEEISELSIVCDLNLPVLGLENEVDIDVGFKPWWLGSGREREPLLISNLANCVP